A region from the Bacteroidota bacterium genome encodes:
- a CDS encoding metal ABC transporter substrate-binding protein, producing MKQRVLSLLAIFIAWAMPLHADQKIRVVTTLTDLKSIAEAIGGDKVDAFAIATGFQNPHFVDPKPSYILKLSKADLFVTVGLDLEVGWVPPLLNSARNVKIQKGSEGYVDVSENVPLLQVPSSVNRAEGDIHIYGNPHFWIDPVRGKQIARNIFEGLARVSPENKAIFQENLNRFDGKIDLKMKEWAAKMAPYKGTKIIAYHNEWVYFEQRFGLQIVDFLEPKPGIPPTPNQLLKVIGEIKRDNIRVIISSPYFTTESADLVGRQTGAKVVVLATSVGAEDDIRDYFDVFENNVNKLVDALKQPVTR from the coding sequence ATGAAACAGAGAGTTCTTTCCCTCCTTGCGATCTTCATCGCCTGGGCGATGCCCCTGCATGCGGATCAAAAGATAAGGGTCGTAACAACACTGACGGACTTGAAAAGCATCGCCGAGGCGATCGGCGGCGATAAGGTCGACGCGTTTGCGATCGCGACCGGATTTCAGAACCCGCATTTCGTTGATCCCAAACCGAGCTACATCCTCAAGCTCTCGAAGGCGGACCTCTTCGTGACGGTCGGGCTTGATCTTGAGGTCGGATGGGTCCCTCCCCTCCTGAACAGCGCCCGCAACGTGAAGATCCAGAAAGGGAGCGAAGGGTACGTCGACGTCTCCGAGAATGTTCCCCTTCTTCAGGTTCCTTCGAGCGTCAACCGGGCGGAGGGGGATATCCATATCTACGGGAATCCTCACTTCTGGATCGATCCTGTCCGCGGCAAGCAGATCGCCCGGAATATCTTCGAGGGACTGGCGAGGGTCTCCCCGGAGAACAAGGCAATCTTCCAGGAAAACCTGAACCGGTTCGACGGGAAGATCGATCTGAAGATGAAAGAATGGGCGGCAAAGATGGCCCCCTACAAGGGCACCAAGATCATCGCCTATCACAACGAATGGGTCTACTTCGAGCAGCGCTTCGGGCTCCAGATTGTCGATTTTCTCGAACCGAAGCCGGGCATCCCCCCGACGCCCAACCAGTTGCTCAAGGTCATCGGCGAGATCAAGCGGGACAACATCCGGGTGATCATCTCCTCACCCTATTTCACAACCGAATCCGCGGACCTGGTCGGCCGGCAGACGGGCGCGAAGGTCGTCGTGCTTGCGACGTCCGTGGGTGCGGAGGACGATATCAGGGATTATTTCGATGTGTTCGAAAACAACGTCAACAAGCTCGTGGATGCGCTCAAACAACCGGTCACCAGGTAA
- a CDS encoding metal ABC transporter permease — protein sequence MFEMFHHDFVLSALEVSLVMGLLLSYLGVHVVGRGIVFVDLALGQISMLGVAFAGFIEKDSTLVSVIFTMAGAFFLSFINIRDKRLKQEAIIGIIYAVASAATVLFIAKTPHGESDISEVLFGSLFTVTGESLRNMAIVFGAIGLVQAVFHKKFFALTESFENGQSEKALLFNPWNFLFYLSIGLSIVLAVRAGGVIPVFSYLIIPSVSAIMLGRSNWSVVLIALLISVAGGGAGLMFAVNFDFPAGSSVVAVLGMIFAAVALVRIIKGPPGGRRGHGTAAPEPVSESRPSSSR from the coding sequence ATGTTCGAAATGTTTCATCATGACTTTGTCCTCAGCGCCCTGGAAGTGAGCCTCGTGATGGGGTTGTTGCTCTCCTATCTCGGAGTCCACGTCGTCGGCCGGGGGATCGTCTTCGTCGATCTCGCCCTCGGGCAGATCTCCATGCTCGGGGTGGCCTTCGCGGGGTTCATCGAAAAGGATTCGACGCTTGTCTCGGTCATCTTTACGATGGCGGGGGCCTTTTTCCTCTCCTTCATCAACATCAGGGACAAGCGTTTGAAGCAGGAGGCGATCATCGGCATCATCTATGCGGTCGCCTCGGCCGCAACCGTCCTCTTCATCGCGAAAACCCCGCACGGAGAATCGGATATCTCCGAGGTTCTCTTCGGGAGCCTCTTCACGGTGACCGGCGAGAGCCTCCGGAACATGGCGATCGTCTTCGGCGCCATCGGGCTGGTCCAGGCCGTATTCCACAAGAAATTCTTCGCGCTCACCGAGTCGTTCGAGAACGGCCAGAGTGAGAAGGCGCTGCTCTTTAATCCGTGGAATTTCCTGTTCTATCTCTCCATCGGCCTCTCAATCGTTCTCGCAGTCCGGGCCGGCGGGGTCATCCCGGTCTTTTCCTATCTCATCATCCCTTCTGTTTCGGCGATCATGCTCGGAAGGTCCAATTGGTCGGTGGTGCTCATCGCGCTTCTGATCAGCGTGGCGGGGGGAGGGGCAGGATTGATGTTCGCGGTAAATTTCGATTTTCCGGCAGGCTCCTCGGTCGTTGCGGTGCTCGGAATGATTTTCGCGGCGGTGGCGCTCGTCAGGATCATCAAGGGCCCCCCGGGCGGAAGAAGAGGGCACGGCACGGCCGCGCCCGAACCGGTCAGCGAATCACGACCATCTTCTTCGAGGTGA
- a CDS encoding T9SS type A sorting domain-containing protein, with protein sequence EHVRVTVYDMLGREISTIVDRMQDPGTHAAQFDAGTLSTGVYFYRVWTSGGDVTSKKMVVIR encoded by the coding sequence GAGCACGTCCGCGTGACGGTCTATGACATGCTCGGTCGCGAGATTTCAACCATAGTGGACCGGATGCAGGATCCGGGAACACATGCGGCGCAATTCGACGCCGGAACTCTCTCCACCGGCGTCTACTTCTACCGCGTCTGGACGTCCGGAGGCGACGTCACCTCGAAGAAGATGGTCGTGATTCGCTGA